One Kineococcus radiotolerans SRS30216 = ATCC BAA-149 DNA window includes the following coding sequences:
- a CDS encoding purine-cytosine permease family protein, which translates to MSEIPVVPEAKVGGVGVELNGVNAVAAAERHGRPRDLFWPWFAANVSVLAVSYGSFVLGFGISFWQATFVSVGGVLLSYVLVGLVAIAGKRGSAPTMTLSRAAFGVDGNRLPSLVSWLLTLGWETSLAAVAVLATATVLDRLGAGGGTGTKLVALVVVVGLIVLGGTLGFRVIMRMQRWITVVTAVLTVLYIVFAAGSIDLDAVTAIPAGSTAAVVGAFTMVMTGFGLGWANAAADYSRYLPRDASSRGVVLWTTLGCSIGPAVLLVFGALLVGSSPDLGARVAQDPVGALTGILPTWFLVPFVVVAVLGLVGGAVMDIYSSGLALLNVGLRVPRPVAVLVDGALMVAGAVYIAFFSQDFLVPFQGFLITLGVPIAAWAGIFLADLAMRRGDYAEAELLDPRGRYGSVRPLAVGTMLVATFLGWGLVTNSGAGWLTWQGYLLGPIGGREGTWAYANLGVLLAFAVGVVVVALLGRSAVRRQEARA; encoded by the coding sequence GTGAGCGAGATCCCCGTCGTCCCGGAGGCGAAGGTCGGCGGTGTCGGCGTCGAGCTGAACGGCGTCAACGCCGTCGCCGCGGCCGAGCGGCACGGCCGCCCGCGCGACCTGTTCTGGCCGTGGTTCGCCGCGAACGTCTCCGTCCTCGCCGTCAGCTACGGCTCGTTCGTCCTGGGGTTCGGGATCTCGTTCTGGCAGGCGACGTTCGTCTCCGTCGGCGGGGTGCTGCTGTCCTACGTCCTCGTGGGCCTGGTCGCCATCGCCGGCAAGCGCGGCTCGGCGCCGACGATGACGTTGTCCCGCGCGGCCTTCGGGGTCGACGGGAACCGGCTGCCGTCGCTGGTCTCCTGGCTGCTGACGCTGGGCTGGGAGACGTCGCTGGCCGCGGTGGCCGTCCTGGCCACCGCCACCGTGCTGGACCGGCTCGGGGCGGGCGGCGGCACCGGCACGAAGCTCGTCGCCCTCGTCGTCGTCGTGGGGCTGATCGTGCTCGGCGGGACCCTCGGGTTCAGGGTCATCATGCGGATGCAGCGCTGGATCACCGTCGTCACCGCGGTGCTGACGGTCCTCTACATCGTCTTCGCCGCCGGCAGCATCGACCTCGACGCCGTCACGGCGATCCCCGCCGGGAGCACGGCGGCGGTCGTGGGGGCGTTCACCATGGTGATGACGGGTTTCGGCCTCGGCTGGGCCAACGCGGCCGCCGACTACTCCCGCTACCTCCCGCGCGACGCCTCCAGCCGCGGGGTCGTGCTCTGGACGACGCTGGGGTGCTCCATCGGCCCGGCCGTCCTGCTGGTCTTCGGCGCGCTCCTGGTGGGGTCCTCCCCCGACCTGGGCGCGCGGGTGGCGCAGGACCCGGTGGGGGCGCTCACCGGCATCCTGCCGACGTGGTTCCTCGTCCCGTTCGTCGTCGTCGCCGTCCTCGGTCTCGTCGGCGGCGCGGTCATGGACATCTACTCCTCCGGCCTGGCGCTGCTGAACGTCGGCCTGCGGGTGCCGCGGCCGGTGGCCGTCCTCGTCGACGGCGCCCTCATGGTGGCCGGCGCGGTCTACATCGCGTTCTTCTCGCAGGACTTCCTGGTCCCGTTCCAGGGGTTCCTCATCACCCTGGGCGTGCCGATCGCCGCCTGGGCGGGGATCTTCCTGGCCGACCTGGCGATGCGCCGGGGCGACTACGCCGAGGCCGAGCTGCTGGACCCCCGCGGGCGCTACGGCTCGGTGCGTCCCCTCGCGGTGGGGACGATGCTCGTCGCCACGTTCCTCGGGTGGGGCCTGGTGACGAACTCCGGCGCCGGCTGGCTGACCTGGCAGGGCTACCTGCTCGGCCCGATCGGCGGCCGGGAGGGCACCTGGGCCTACGCGAACCTCGGGGTCCTGCTCGCGTTCGCGGTCGGCGTCGTCGTCGTCGCGCTGCTGGGCCGCTCCGCGGTCCGGCGCCAGGAGGCCCGCGCGTAG